A region of the Agrobacterium sp. RAC06 genome:
CTCCGATCAGGCATCGATCGACGCAGCGATTGCTGCCTGTGTCGAACGCGCCGGCGGCATCGATATTCTGGTCAACAATGCCGCAATCTTCGATCTCGCTCCGATCATCGAGATTTCCCGCAAGAGCTATCAACGCGTTTTCGACATCAATGTCGGAGGAACGCTGTTTACGATGCAGGCCGTGGCCAAGCAGATGATGGCGCAAGGGCGTGGTGGCAAGATCATCAACATGGCGAGCCAGGCCGGACGACGCGGCGAACCGCTGGTCGGCGTCTACTGCGCCTCGAAGGCTGCCGTCATTTCGCTCACCCAATCGGCTGGCCTCGACCTCATCAAGCACGGGATCAACGTCAACGGGATCGCGCCTGGCGTGGTCGGCAGCGAGATGTGGGACGAGGTCGACGCGCTCTTCGCAAAGTACGAAAACCGTCCGCTTGGCGAAAAGAAGAAACTTGTCGGCGAGGCGGTCCCCTTCGGCCGTATGGGCCGGGCGGAGGATCTGACCGGCATGGCAGTCTTCCTCGCCTCGGCGGAAGCCGACTACATCGTCGCCCAGACCTACAATGTCGACGGCGGAAACTGGATGAGCTGACGGCTCGTGCGGCCCCCAGCCAAGGAATGCACTCATGACGATTAAACTCTCGCTTGCAACTCTGGCAGATATCGGTGACCGGGCGTCCCTGCCCTCCTATCGCCGCGAGGACATCCGTCCCGCGATCCTGCATTTCGGCGTCGGCAATTTCCACCGCGCCCATATGGCGATCTACCTGCACGAACTCTTCAACAGCGGTCGCGATCTCGATTGGGGCATTATCGGCGCTGGTGTCATGGCCTCCGACCAGCGGATGCGTGACACGCTGAAAGCCCAGGATTTCCTCACGACCGTGGTCGAGCAGGATATCGATCGCTCGGCCGCGACCATCACCGGGCCGATGCTGGATGTCATCACGGCACCGGATTTCGATCGGATCATCGCGACGCTCTCCTCCCCCGATATCCGGATCGTTTCGATGACGATCACGGAGGGTGGGTATTTCATCGATGCGGCAACCGGCAAGTTCGATCCTGATCATCCGGCGATCGTCGCCGACGCGAAGAACCCTGGCGAGCCGAAGACGGTCTTCGGACTGATCATCGCCGGCCTCAAGGCGCGCCGCGCTGCGGGCGTTCCACCCTTCACCGTCATGTGCTGCGACAATATCCCCGGCAATGGCGAGGTGACGGAAGCCACCGTCTGCGGGTTGGCGCGCCTGTCTGATCCTGATATCGCCGACTGGATCCATCACAACGTCGCCTTTCCGAATTCCATGGTGGACCGCATCACGCCTGCGACCGGACTGCGGGAGATCGACCTCACTCGCGAAAGTTACGGGATCGAAGACGGCTGGCCCGTGTTCTGCGAGGGCTTCAAGCAGTGGGTGCTTGAAGACAAGTTCCCGCTGGGACGCCCTGCTCTGGAAGACGTGGGCGTGACCTTTGTGCCCGATGTGGCACCCTACGAGTTGATGAAGCTCAGGATCCTGAATGGTGGCCATGCGGCAATCGCCTATCCGGCGGCGCTGATGGACATTCATTTCGTGCATGAATCCATGGAGAACCCGCTGATCCGGGCCTTCCTGGCGAAGCTCGAAAACGACGAGATCATCCCGGTCGTGCCGCCTGTGCCTAACACCAGCTTGCAGGACTATTTCGCGCTCATCGAGAACCGCTTCGCCAATCCGAAGATTGGCGACACCATCCCGCGCCTGGCGCAGGATGGCTCGAACCGTCAGCCCAAGTTCATTCTACCCTCGACGGCAGATCGTCTGGCCCAGGATCTGGACGTGCAAGGCCTTGCTCTCGTCTCGGCCCTCTGGTGCCGCTACTTCGAAGGCACGAGCGATGGCGGAAAGCCGATCGCCTTCAACGATCCAAGCGCGGAGCGGCTGCACGCGGCTGCACTCACCTCTCGGAATGATCCCATGGCTTTCATCGGGATTACCGACATCTTTGGATCCGTCGGAGCCAATCCGCAGTTCCAGAAGCGATTCGGTGAAGCGATCGCAAGCTTGCGGAGCCAGGGCGCCGCCGCTACGCTCCAGCGCTATCTCGACGGAACCCTTGCAAGCTGAGTGACCATGGACCCGCAGCCGATCCGCCTGGTGATCTTCGACTGTGACGGGGTTCTCGTCGACAGCGAAGGTATCGCGCTCGAGGTTCTGGTCGAAGCGCTGGCCGAAACGGGAATTGGATTGACGACCAGCGAGGCGGCGGAGCGCTTTCTCGGGCGAAGCCTTGGTTCGCTGACAGAGGTGGTTCGATCCGAATTCGGTGTCGAAATCGATCCCGCTTTCCTGGCCGGCATGCGGGATAGGCT
Encoded here:
- a CDS encoding L-iditol 2-dehydrogenase; translated protein: MTGRLSGKSAIITGSARGIGRAFAEVYIREGATAVAIADIDFDRASATASEIGPAAYAVRIDVSDQASIDAAIAACVERAGGIDILVNNAAIFDLAPIIEISRKSYQRVFDINVGGTLFTMQAVAKQMMAQGRGGKIINMASQAGRRGEPLVGVYCASKAAVISLTQSAGLDLIKHGINVNGIAPGVVGSEMWDEVDALFAKYENRPLGEKKKLVGEAVPFGRMGRAEDLTGMAVFLASAEADYIVAQTYNVDGGNWMS
- a CDS encoding mannitol dehydrogenase family protein, producing the protein MTIKLSLATLADIGDRASLPSYRREDIRPAILHFGVGNFHRAHMAIYLHELFNSGRDLDWGIIGAGVMASDQRMRDTLKAQDFLTTVVEQDIDRSAATITGPMLDVITAPDFDRIIATLSSPDIRIVSMTITEGGYFIDAATGKFDPDHPAIVADAKNPGEPKTVFGLIIAGLKARRAAGVPPFTVMCCDNIPGNGEVTEATVCGLARLSDPDIADWIHHNVAFPNSMVDRITPATGLREIDLTRESYGIEDGWPVFCEGFKQWVLEDKFPLGRPALEDVGVTFVPDVAPYELMKLRILNGGHAAIAYPAALMDIHFVHESMENPLIRAFLAKLENDEIIPVVPPVPNTSLQDYFALIENRFANPKIGDTIPRLAQDGSNRQPKFILPSTADRLAQDLDVQGLALVSALWCRYFEGTSDGGKPIAFNDPSAERLHAAALTSRNDPMAFIGITDIFGSVGANPQFQKRFGEAIASLRSQGAAATLQRYLDGTLAS